Proteins from a genomic interval of Neodiprion lecontei isolate iyNeoLeco1 chromosome 2, iyNeoLeco1.1, whole genome shotgun sequence:
- the LOC107221641 gene encoding glycerol kinase, with translation MPESTGRFGPLVGAIDEGTSSARFLVFSVRRREVVASHQIEIKNIYPQEGWVEQDAKEILKAVHECIIKTIEKLKAIDIDKADIKAIGITNQRETTLVWDKETGEPLHNAIVWLDMRTTTTIENILDNVPNNTRNKNYLKPLCGLPISPYFSALKIRWLIDNVPRVKQAVEAGRCAFGTVDTWLIWNLTQGKLHMTDVSNASRTMLMNIETLKWDPLLCRFFGIPLDILPEIRSCSEIYGHISYPEVLSGIPISGCVGDQQGALIGQLCLKRGQAKATYGTGCFLLYNTGNVKVDSSQGLITTVAYKLGRSPAVYALEGSVAVAGAALSWLRDNIQLMANVTESQDLAERVRCSGDVYFVPAFSGLYAPYWQQDARGVICGITEDTQQYHIIRAALEAVCFQTRDILEAMLEDAGTSLTELQVDGGMTANNLLMQLQADLTGVSVVRPNMVETTALGAAILAGVGIGLLDINDVVADQITKFSPQISDDERDLRYSKWKMAIDRSMKWDSSSAPIDGR, from the exons aTGCCAGAGAGCACTGGACGATTTGGTCCTCTTGTTGGGGCGATTGATGAAGGAACGAGCAGTGCCAGGTTTTTA GTGTTCAGTGTTCGGCGGAGAGAAGTTGTCGCCTCACATCAGATCGAGATAAAGAATATATACCCACAAGAAGGATGGGTCGAACAGGATGCCAAGGAGATACTTAAAGCGGTGCATGAGTGCATCATTAAGACAATAGAGAAGTTGAAAGCGATCGACATAGACAAGGCGGATATCAAAGCTATCGGCATTACTAACCAGCGTGAAACCACTTTAGTATGGGACAAGGAAACCGGAGAGCCCTTGCACAATGCCATCG tTTGGCTGGACATGCGGACCACGACCACGATTGAGAATATCTTGGATAATGTGCCGAATAATACAAGGAACAAGAATTACCTCAAACCTCTTTGTGGGCTGCCCATATCTCCTTATTTCAGTGCTCTCAAAATCCGATGGCTTATTGACAATGTTCCAAGAGTTAAGCAAGCTGTTGAGGCAGGGAGATGTGCTTTCGGAACTGTCGACACTTGGCTGATTTGG AACCTTACACAAGGAAAACTCCATATGACGGATGTTTCCAACGCATCTCGGACAATGTTGATGAACATTGAGACCCTGAAGTGGGATCCATTGCTCTGTCGCTTCTTTGGCATCCCGCTGGATATCCTTCCGGAAATTCGATCCTGCTCCGAAATATATGGGCATATCTCTTACCCAGAAGTCTTGAGCGGAATACCCATTTCAGGG TGTGTAGGTGATCAGCAGGGAGCTCTGATAGGTCAGTTGTGTCTGAAACGAGGGCAGGCAAAAGCAACCTACGGCACAGGTTGTTTCTTACTCTATAATACCGGGAATGTG AAAGTTGACTCGAGTCAAGGTCTAATCACAACTGTTGCTTATAAATTGGGGCGCTCACCTGCCGTCTATGCCTTGGAAGGATCAGTCGCGGTAGCTGGTGCTGCACTCTCCTGGTTGCGAGATAACATACAGCTTATGGCCAACGTCACAGAGAGTCAGGATTTGGCGGAAAGAGTACGTTGCTCTGGTGACGTCTACTTTGTACCAGCTTTCTCCGGGTTATACGCACCTTATTGGCAGCAGGATGCCAGAGG AGTTATATGTGGAATTACTGAAGATACTCAGCAGTATCACATAATCAGAGCTGCACTCGAAGCGGTGTGCTTTCAAACCAGAGATATATTGGAGGCAATGTTGGAAGACGCCGGGACCAGTTTGACTGAATTGCAAGTAGATGGTGGAATGACGGCTAATAATTTGCTAATGCAATTGCAAGCCGATTTGACCGGAGTTAGCGTGG TGAGGCCAAACATGGTTGAAACTACCGCGTTAGGCGCAGCCATACTAGCTGGTGTTGGTATAGGACTATTGGATATCAATGACGTTGTTGCTGATCAAATTACGAAGTTTTCACCACAAATTAGCGACGATG AAAGGGATCTTCGATATTCTAAATGGAAAATGGCCATTGATCGGTCTATGAAATGGGATTCTTCCTCAGCACCAATCGACGGACGATAA
- the LOC107221637 gene encoding nitric oxide synthase, salivary gland, which translates to MKDHEAAPPCQRKPTKLRNLIYKTEAFDSLHSNNAEKTHCSSEVCLGSIMSLPNHSTEPRSKDEILVHAKDFLDQYFASIRRLNSDAHRSRWESIRREVLGASTYQLTETELVYGAKLAWRNAARCIGRIQWSKLQVFDCRYVTTTSGMFEALCNHIKYSTNKGNIRSAITIFPQRTDGKHDYKVWNQQLISYAGYKNADGTITGDPVNVEFTELCMKLGWRGSGTRFDILPLVLSANGHDPDYFDIPTELVLEVSLSHPTYEWFEKLNLKWFAVPAVSGMIFDCGGLEFTAAPFNGWYMSTEIGSRDLCDIQRYNMLETIATHMGLDTRTASSLWRDKAMIEANVAVLHSFQMKNVTIVDHHTASESFMKHYENEMRLRNGCPADWLWIVPPISGSATPVFHQEMALYYLKPSYDYQDPAWKTHQWKKGRDKKSFSKKPRRKFHFKQIARAVKFTSKLFGRALSRRIKATVLFATETKTSEMYAVKLGELLGHAFHSQVHCMADYDISNIEHEALLLVITSTFGNGDPPENGEAFAQNLYAMKMNETYSNNENKISLATSKSFIKANSQTELGSSKKLDRLDSLRGSFTESQAEDTFGPLSNVRFAVFALGSSAYPNFCAFGRYVDNLLGELGGERLLRLAQGDEMCGQEQAFRKWAADTFTVACETFCLDDDETLLEVALSLGSDVLSPAAVRFVEADPQPIATALKKCHSRNVMSCNMLRKTNLNGSNSSGVTLLLELDEIAGMELKYKPGDHLGVFACNRAQLVNSIIERLQTNVDPDISIELQMQKQSHTPNGIVKTWMPHERYLPNSLRMLLTRFLDITTPPTPNLLRYFASIATNPEEQAQLTELATNSTAYEDWRHWKFPNLLEVLQEFPSVRPLASLLILQLTPLQPRFYSISSSPNVHQGQIHLTVAVVQYKTQDGTGPMHYGVCSNYLHQLADGESLYVFVRSAPNFYMPLDKRAPMILVGPGTGIAPFRGFWHHRLSEMRLSKDIKVGKTWLFFGCRQRDLDLYREEKNAMLKAGILDKVFLALSREPGVKKTYVQDLIQAEASQIFGMLVHEQGHFYVCGDCTMAEDVYQTLKQIIQTHGRLSNKEVEAYMLSLRDENRYHEDIFGITLRTAEVHNRSRETARIRMASEP; encoded by the exons ATGAAGGACCACGAAGCTGCGCCTCCGTGTCAGAGAAAACCGACGAAACTTCGAAATCTTATATACAAAACAGAAGCGTTCGATTCTCTTCACAGCAACAATGCCGAG aAAACGCATTGCTCCAGTGAAGTCTGTTTGGGCAGCATAATGTCTTTGCCTAATCACAGCACAGAGCCACGTTCAAAAGATGAAATTCTAGTACATGCTAAAGATTTTCTCGATCAATACTTTGCGTCGATTAGACG ATTGAACAGCGATGCGCACCGATCACGCTGGGAAAGCATACGGCGAGAAGTGTTGGGCGCGAGTACGTACCAACTCACAGAAACAGAGTTGGTGTATGGAGCAAAATTGGCCTGGAGAAATGCGGCTCGTTGCATTGGACGGATTCAGTGGTCAAAACTGCAG GTTTTTGACTGTCGATATGTGACAACCACTAGTGGCATGTTTGAGGCACTCTGCAACCACATCAAGTACAGTACAAACAAGGGAAATATCAG ATCAGCAATCACCATCTTTCCACAACGAACCGACGGCAAGCATGATTATAAAGTCTGGAATCAACAGCTCATTAGCTACGCTGGTTACAAAAACGCTGATGGTACAATCACAGGAGATCCAGTAAACGTAGAATTTACAGAG CTCTGCATGAAGCTTGGATGGCGGGGTTCTGGAACAAGATTTGATATATTGCCACTAGTGTTATCAGCGAATGGACACGATCCTGACTACTTTGACATTCCGACTGAACTTGTACTCGAAGTTTCTCTCAGCCATCCGAC ATACGAGtggttcgaaaaattaaatctcAAGTGGTTTGCAGTACCAGCTGTTTCTGGTATGATATTCGATTGTGGTGGACTGGAATTCACTGCCGCGCCATTCAACGGATGGTACATGAGCACAGAAATAGGCTCTCGAGATCTTTGCGACATTCAGCGTTACAATATGTTGGAG ACTATCGCAACTCATATGGGCCTGGATACCAGAACAGCGAGTTCACTGTGGAGAGACAAAGCTATGATAGAGGCAAATGTCGCGGTGCTTCACAGTTTTCAG atgaaaaatgtaacaatTGTCGATCATCATACGGCCTCAGAATCGTTCATGAAAcattatgaaaatgaaatgcgTCTACGCAACGGTTGTCCAGCAGATTGGCTGTGGATTGTTCCGCCTATTTCTGGCTCTGCCACTCCAGTATTTCACCAAGAAATGGCATTATACTATCTTAAACCATCATACGATTATCAG GACCCTGCCTGGAAAACTCATCAGTGGAAGAAAGGACGAGACAAGAAatcgttttcaaaaaaaccgaGGAGAAAGTTTCATTTTAAGCAAATAGCTAG AGCTGTGAaattcacgtcaaaattatTTGGACGAGCTTTATCCCGTCGAATTAAAGCCACGGTACTTTTTGCTACGGAAACAAAAACATCAGAAATGTACGCGGTAAAACTTGGAGAGCTTCTTGGGCATGCGTTTCATTCtcag GTTCACTGCATGGCAGATTACGACATCAGCAATATTGAACACGAAGCATTATTGTTGGTCATTACATCTACTTTTGGAAATGGTGATCCGCCTGAAAATGGAGAA GCATTCGCTCAAAACTTGTACGcgatgaaaatgaatgaaaccTACtcaaacaatgaaaataagatCAG TCTGGCAACTTCCAAGTCGTTTATAAAGGCAAACAGCCAGACAGAATTAGGAAGTTCTAAGAAATTAGACCGGTTGGATTCCCTTCGTGGCTCCTTCACCGAATCTCAAGCCGAGGATACTTTTGGGCCATTAAGCAATGTCAG GTTTGCAGTTTTTGCATTGGGATCATCAGCATATCCAAACTTTTGCGCCTTCGGACGTTACGTGGATAATCTGCTTGGTGAACTAGGGGGCGAACGTCTGCTGCGCTTGGCACAGGGAGACGAGATGTGTGGACAGGAACAGGCTTTCAGGAAATGGGCGGCAGATACATTTAcg GTCGCATGTGAAACATTTTGCTTGGATGATGATGAGACTTTGTTAGAAGTTGCCCTGTCATTGGGCTCCGACGTTTTATCACCAGCCGCAGTGCGCTTTGTTGAGGCTGACCCACAGCCAATTGCTACAG CATTGAAGAAGTGCCATTCGAGAAACGTCATGTCGTGCAACATGTTACGAAAAACTAATTTGAACGGCAGTAACTCTAG CGGTGTTACATTATTGCTTGAACTTGACGAAATTGCTggaatggaattgaaataCAAGCCAGGCGATCACTTGGGTGTTTTTGCATGCAACAGAGCTCAACTTGTTAATAGTATTATAGAGCGTCTTCAGACCAATGTAGATCCGGACATATCGATTGAATTGCAAATGCAGAAGCAGTCTCACACTCCAAATG GCATTGTGAAAACTTGGATGCCACATGAACGCTATCTACCAAACTCGTTACGAATGTTGCTAACAAGATTTTTGGACATAACTACCCCACCAACTCCAAATCTTTTGCGATATTTTGCATCAATAGCAACAAACCCAGAAGAACAAGCGCAGCTCACTGAACTAGCGACT AATTCAACGGCATACGAGGATTGGCGTCACTGGAAATTCCCAAATCTTTTAGAAGTTCTCCAAGAGTTTCCGTCTGTTAGACCACTCGCATCACTTTTGATTCTTCAGCTTACGCCTTTGCAGCCAAGATTTTACAGTATTTCATCATCACCTAATGTCCATCAGGGACAAATACATCTCACAGTTGCCGTTGTTCAGTACAAGACCCAAGATGGTACAGGGCCAATGCATTATGGAGTTTGTTCAAATTATCTCCACCAGTTGGCAGATGGCGAATCACTTTACGTTTTCGTTCGAAG TGCGCCAAACTTCTACATGCCATTGGATAAAAGAGCACCGATGATACTCGTTGGCCCAGGAACCGGGATTGCACCATTCCGTGGATTCTGGCATCACAGACTTTCAGAAATGAGGCTCTCCAAAG ACATAAAAGTAGGGAAGACCTGGTTGTTCTTTGGCTGTCGGCAACGGGATTTAGATTTGTACAGAGAGGAAAAGAACGCGATGCTTAAAGCTGGTATATTGGACAAAGTATTTCTCGCATTATCGCGCGAGCCTGGAGTGAAGAAG ACTTACGTCCAGGATTTGATTCAAGCAGAGGCTTCTCAGATATTTGGGATGCTAGTACATGAGCAAGGCCATTTTTATGTGTGTGGTGATTGCACAATGGCAGAGGACGtttatcaaactttgaaacaGATTATTCAGACACATGGCAGGCTCAGTAATAAGGAAGTTGAGGCTTATATGCTATCCTTGAGG GATGAAAATCGATACCACGAGGACATATTTGGTATAACTCTACGTACTGCTGAAGTGCACAATCGATCGCGAGAGACAGCGAGAATCAGAATGGCATCGGAACCGTGA
- the LOC107221616 gene encoding synaptonemal complex protein 1-like, producing the protein MEKRSYSEYDPKSVSVAGTKRKAISAIDQSDNPSSTRKIAGHTSSWSRIENHTPTMNLTQIEGQSMSQEVVMSSSQDVDDPLTNNLQSLLEIWNNNATQGELILVDDDQHQQLTEMEEQLAQAKLTIKGLEQRLSKAVERKIVMKNIIQDQVKRGDEITKRQNVVFDLMAVAEEHFESAEKTLTECEEVEDDLAKLYNNAKLKQQETKNILTESFDKYRETETKELVEQLAMLNRQSLIDETRYQQLEDQLSDLTRLNSEVDLKQEMAEKTYNENRVKHAEEMSKISEIKMNIETKLKLEIEEQSKLEVENEGILKKVDEYRSKCEAQQATSAQYKEQIKYLTTTCCELEEEEAKLNTELLESNSSHFASISEKDSELAECRNQLEDLRSKVAKASEELIKITEDNKNLSETDVKAVDEMNRLTVKLQNKDGESSKLNADLSNALTEQEELSLNYESLNVQLTALKDQNCRAKSEFETWEITQNQKLRNISEMNRQLATSEHDLKNVSDYVTKLDSELANKEAKYSVQLNQYEKTIEEKDCKIADCSKTLVNLQNKKKHNELEYKKKLKIKTNLAEQCQVADHAKEIQEQKAKIDILQNQISVEKLKLEQNGLKEQELNKQKEIEDLKLVELQSKFVDLKAKYSTAKERNNDLRTKLQKIEESKQMTNTGTSLSIVSSPLLGMSFARPEGSIISSTPVHSPTGTEMAQLEISSDLSSIDGMQAITEIEREYEKLSQSNKTDAVKLSQTDRTENTGSTSSAIAVVPPQQRSRKSYKPYYKRK; encoded by the exons ATGGAGAAACGATCGTATAGCGAGTATGATCCGAAGTCTGTCTCTGTCGCAGGAACC aaaagaaAAGCGATAAGTGCTATTGACCAAAGCGACAATCCTTCGTCAACGCGAAAAATTGCCGGCCACACTAGCAGTTGGAGTAGAATTGAAAACCACACGCCGACCATGAATCTGACTCAGATTGAAGGGCAGTCTATGTCTCAGGAGGTTGTAATGAGTAGCTCTCAAGACGTGGATGATCCATTGACCAATAATCTACAAAGTTTATTGGAGATATGGAATAATAATGCGACGCAGGGTGAATTAATTTTAGTTGACGATGATCAG CATCAGCAGTTGACGGAAATGGAAGAACAACTCGCGCAGGCTAAGTTGACAATCAAGGGTTTGGAACAAAGGCTTTCCAAGGCCGTCGAACGCAAGATCGTAATGAAGAATATTATTCAAGACCAAGTTAAAAGGGGGGatgaaattacgaaaag GCAAAATGTCGTTTTCGACTTGATGGCTGTCGCAGAGGAGCACTTCGAGAGCGCAGAGAAGACGCTCACAGAATGCGAGGAGGTCGAAGATGACCTGgcaaaattgtataataacgCTAAACTAAAGCAGCAGGAGACTAAGAATATTCTGACCGAATCGTTTGATAAATACC GTGAAACTGAAACAAAGGAATTGGTAGAGCAATTGGCAATGTTAAACAGGCAATCGTTGATCGATGAAACTAGGTATCAACAGCTCGAAGATCAATTATCGGATTTGACTCGCCTTAATTCTGAAGTTGATCTTAAACAGGAGATGGCTGAAAAAACATATAATGAAAATCGGGTAAAACACGCCGAAGAGATGAGTAAAATATCTGAAATCAAAATGaatattgaaacaaaattgaaattggaaatAGAGGAGCAGTCGAAATTGGAAGTT GAAAATGaaggaattttaaaaaaggttGACGAGTATCGCTCAAAATGTGAAGCGCAGCAAGCTACGTCCGCTCAGTATAAGGAACAGATCAAATACTTGACTACCACTTGCTGTGAGCtggaggaagaagaagcgaAATTGAACACTGAACTTCTTGAATCAAATAGCTCACATTTTGCGtcaatttcagaaaaagaTTCAGAATTAGCTGAGTGCAG AAATCAATTGGAGGATTTAAGATCGAAGGTCGCAAAAGCGTCCGAAGAACTCATTAAAATTACCgaggataataaaaatttatctgaaaCTGATGTCAAAGCTGTTGACGAAATGAACAGATTGACTGTAaagttacaaaataaagacGGCGAG TCATCAAAACTGAACGCCGATTTAAGTAATGCCTTGACGGAGCAAGAAGAATTGTCTTTGAATTATGAGAGCCTAAACGTACAGTTAACAGCGCTGAAAGATCAAAACTGTCGGGCTAAATCAGAATTTGAAACATGGGAAATAACGCAAAATCAAAAGCTTAGAAACATATCCGAAATGAACAGACAACTTGCTACATCCGAGCATGATTTGAAGAATGTATCCGACTATGTCACCAAACTCGATTCAGAACTCGCCAATAAAGAAGCGAAATATTCTGTACAATTGAATCAGTATGAGAAGACTATTGAAGAAAAGGATTGTAAAATTGCCGATTGTTCAAAAACGCTggtaaatttgcaaaataaaaagaagcaCAACGAATtggagtataaaaaaaaactgaag ATAAAAACAAACTTGGCGGAGCAATGCCAAGTAGCTGACCATGCAAAAGAGATCCAAGAACAAAAAGCGAAAATCgatattctccaaaatcagaTATCGGTTGAAAAGCTGAAGCTTGAGCAGAATGGTTTGAAAGAACaagaattaaataaacaaaaagaaatcgaagatttgaAGTTAGTGGAATTGCAATCCAAATTTGTCGATCTTAAAGCCAAATACTCTACTGCTAAAGAACGAAACAACGATCTTCGTaccaaattgcaaaaaattgaagagtCGAAGCAAATGACGAACACGGGGACGTCGCTGTCCATTGTCTCAAGTCCACTCCTCGGAATGAGTTTCGCTAGACCCGAG GGAAGTATAATTTCATCGACACCCGTTCATAGTCCGACTGGGACTGAAATGGCACAGTTAGAAATATCTTCCGACTTAAGTAGTATTGACGGAATGCAAGCA aTTACAGAAATAGAACGCGAGTACGAAAAGTTGAGTCAGTCTAATAAAACTGACGCTGTAAAATTAAGTCAAACAGATAGGACAGAAAATACCGGCTCAACATCATCTGCAATTGCTGTG GTACCACCGCAACAGAGAAGCAGAAAATCTTACAAGCCATACTACAAACGAAAGTAA